A genomic stretch from Edaphobacter aggregans includes:
- a CDS encoding TetR/AcrR family transcriptional regulator — protein MAKKFPTRKPNKPKACPRPYTLGKRKESSDEARRRCIVAAATLLEDSDTPTLKMETVAAQAGVTRQTIYNLFGSKTELIEAVFDDLARTGGMQSMAAAMQQSDPEARLSAMVTTLAQFWTATRTATRHIRAMAATDPDLRAAIQSRDQRRKMACQHVVRGFGSALAPTTDPFLHVDLVWTLTSFEFFDMLAGDIRTPLWLSETVLQLARAALGLKADPNKHA, from the coding sequence ATGGCCAAAAAGTTCCCAACGCGCAAACCCAACAAACCAAAGGCCTGTCCCCGACCCTACACTCTAGGCAAGCGCAAGGAATCCTCAGACGAGGCCCGCCGTCGCTGTATCGTCGCCGCTGCGACACTCCTCGAAGACAGCGACACCCCCACTCTGAAAATGGAAACCGTCGCCGCACAGGCCGGAGTCACCCGCCAGACCATCTACAACCTCTTTGGCTCAAAGACCGAGTTGATTGAAGCCGTATTCGACGATCTCGCCCGCACCGGAGGCATGCAATCCATGGCCGCCGCCATGCAGCAATCCGACCCGGAGGCGCGCCTTTCAGCCATGGTCACGACCCTCGCGCAGTTCTGGACCGCCACGCGCACCGCCACCCGTCACATCCGAGCCATGGCCGCCACCGATCCCGACCTCCGCGCCGCCATCCAGTCCCGCGACCAACGCCGAAAGATGGCCTGCCAGCACGTCGTCCGTGGCTTCGGCTCAGCTCTCGCACCCACCACCGATCCCTTCCTCCACGTCGATCTCGTCTGGACCCTTACCTCATTCGAGTTCTTCGACATGCTTGCCGGAGACATCCGCACTCCCCTCTGGTTGTCCGAAACCGTGTTGCAACTAGCCCGCGCCGCCCTTGGTCTTAAGGCGGATCCCAATAAACACGCCTAA
- a CDS encoding DUF2306 domain-containing protein, giving the protein MNQERVASSGSSLFRRVVLWTLCFIGAAAAVRRIVALLIPATSPRVQQMMELDAQFSRRMGLTLAHVVPALIFVVLLPAWFSRRVRENAPAHRRLTWVLLVLGAVIGLTALPLVTQPVGGTTEVTAILFFDALFLFSLARAWVLFVRGDMDRHREWMMRAVAVLLGIATTRPVMGVFFATSRLTHLETRQFFGIAFWIGFSATYIAGEIYLQRHSVHSNALAQSGS; this is encoded by the coding sequence ATGAATCAGGAACGGGTTGCTTCGAGTGGATCGTCGCTCTTCAGGCGAGTGGTGCTGTGGACGCTTTGCTTTATTGGGGCGGCAGCCGCGGTGCGACGAATTGTGGCCCTGCTGATTCCAGCTACCTCGCCGCGAGTCCAGCAGATGATGGAGCTGGATGCGCAGTTTTCGCGGAGGATGGGGCTGACGCTTGCTCATGTGGTTCCGGCGCTGATCTTTGTCGTGCTGCTGCCTGCGTGGTTTTCAAGGCGGGTGCGGGAGAATGCACCGGCGCATCGACGGCTTACCTGGGTGCTGTTAGTGCTGGGGGCAGTGATCGGGTTGACTGCGTTGCCGCTGGTCACGCAGCCGGTAGGTGGAACGACAGAGGTCACGGCGATTCTGTTCTTCGATGCGCTGTTTTTGTTTTCGCTGGCGCGAGCGTGGGTGCTGTTTGTGCGCGGCGATATGGATCGGCATCGCGAGTGGATGATGCGTGCGGTTGCTGTGCTGCTGGGGATCGCGACGACGCGGCCGGTGATGGGGGTGTTCTTTGCGACGAGCCGTCTGACGCATCTGGAGACGCGGCAGTTTTTTGGGATCGCCTTCTGGATCGGGTTCAGCGCGACCTATATTGCGGGGGAGATTTATCTGCAGCGGCATTCTGTTCATTCAAACGCGCTTGCCCAGAGCGGGAGCTAA